A part of Gossypium hirsutum isolate 1008001.06 chromosome A07, Gossypium_hirsutum_v2.1, whole genome shotgun sequence genomic DNA contains:
- the LOC107955653 gene encoding pentatricopeptide repeat-containing protein At4g32430, mitochondrial, with amino-acid sequence MIARQFRYLTNHRSTFLANLHSSKYVHHLLDEIPHSNPTPFYPVNLPFDAFRRFKLLLKSAQFNAIDEVTLALALKGSCSDSKQGAQVHKFAITSGLMSFITVPNSLMNTYSKSGQFDKALCVFEGLNDPDIVSWNTLLSGFQKSEQALNFVLRMNLNGVAFDAVTCTTALSFCLDLEGFLLGLQLHAFVMKSGLDNEVFVGNALITMYARWKRLEEARRIFDEMPNKDLVSWNAILSGYSQEDSYGLEAICTFIEMVKQRMKLDNVSFTGAVSACSHQRNLEVGRQIHGLCIKRGHGPHVSVCNVLMSMYAKCEVVEDAKLLFRRMNERNVISWTTMISVDEKDALHHFNEMRSDSVYPNDVTYVGLIHAITTGKLVEEGRMVHACCIKGNFLIESNVCNSLITMYAKFELIQDSIKVFKELESKEIVSWNALISGYVQNGMLIEALRTFLSAARECKPNPYTFGSVLNAIGSCEHVSLKHGQWCHLHLIKVGLNTDPIVSNALLDMYAKRGSISEAEKVFSEIPQKSQFAWTSLISAHARHGNYDSVMASFKEMKREGVKPDSITFLSILTACGRNGMVDIGRQLFDSMLREYQIEPSSEHYSCMVDMLGRAGRLEEAEKLMGCTPGGPGLSMMQSFLGACTIHGNLEMGERVADTLMEMEPNESGPYVLMSNLYAEKGKWEKVAKVRKMMRQRGVRKEVGFSWVDVGDVKSSMSLHGFSSGDRSHPRSEEICKMAECLGLQMKLLREKNRQRIYGNANEIIT; translated from the coding sequence ATGATTGCTCGCCAATTCCGTTATCTCACCAACCATAGGTCAACATTCTTAGCAAACTTGCACTCATCTAAATATGTTCACCACTTGCTCGACGAAATTCCTCACTCAAACCCAACCCCCTTTTACCCTGTTAATCTCCCCTTTGACGCCTTTAGAAGGTTTAAATTACTCCTTAAATCTGCCCAATTTAATGCCATCGATGAAGTTACACTGGCTTTGGCTCTCAAGGGATCGTGCAGTGATTCAAAACAGGGGGCCCAGGTTCACAAATTTGCTATCACCTCTGGTCTCATGTCCTTCATTACGGTTCCAAATTCACTAATGAATACGTATTCTAAATCTGGGCAGTTTGATAAGGCTTTGTGCGTCTTTGAGGGCTTAAATGATCCCGATATAGTTTCCTGGAATACTTTGCTTTCTGGGTTTCAAAAAAGTGAACAAGCCTTGAATTTTGTTTTGAGAATGAATCTGAATGGAGTTGCTTTCGATGCTGTAACTTGTACCACTGCCCTTTCTTTCTGTTTGGACCTCGAAGGCTTTCTTTTAGGGTTGCAGTTGCATGCTTTTGTAATGAAATCTGGATTAGATAACGAGGTGTTTGTCGGAAATGCCCTTATAACTATGTATGCAAGGTGGAAGCGTTTAGAGGAAGCTCGAAGGATATTTGATGAGATGCCAAATAAAGATTTGGTTTCATGGAATGCGATCCTTTCGGGGTATAGCCAGGAGGATAGTTATGGGTTAGAAGCAATTTGTACATTTATTGAAATGGTGAAACAAAGAATGAAGCTTGATAATGTATCATTTACTGGTGCAGTTTCAGCTTGCAGTCATCAGAGGAACTTAGAGGTGGGAAGACAGATTCATGGTCTCTGTATAAAGAGAGGGCACGGTCCACATGTTTCCGTTTGTAATGTTTTGATGTCAATGTATGCAAAGTGTGAGGTTGTTGAAGATGCAAAATTGTTATTCAGAAGAATGAATGAGCGGAACGTGATCTCATGGACTACAATGATTTCTGTTGATGAAAAAGATGCATTACACCACTTCAATGAAATGCGATCAGATTCTGTTTATCCTAATGATGTTACATATGTTGGATTGATCCATGCCATAACCACTGGGAAATTAGTGGAAGAAGGCCGAATGGTTCATGCGTGTTGTATAAAGGGTAACTTTTTGATAGAATCAAACGTTTGCAACAGCCTTATCACCATGTATGCTAAGTTTGAGTTGATACAAGACTCTATTAAGGTTTTTAAGGAACTCGAATCTAAAGAGATTGTCTCATGGAATGCTTTAATTTCGGGATATGTTCAAAATGGAATGTTGATAGAAGCTTTGAGGACATTTTTGTCAGCAGCTAGAGAATGTAAGCCAAATCCATACACGTTTGGTAGTGTCTTGAATGCAATTGGTTCTTGTGAACACGTATCTCTAAAACATGGTCAGTGGTGCCACCTACATCTAATAAAGGTTGGATTGAATACTGATCCAATAGTGTCCAATGCTCTGCTCGATATGTATGCAAAACGTGGGAGCATTTCTGAGGCTGAAAAAGTTTTCAGTGAGATTCCTCAAAAGAGCCAGTTTGCTTGGACATCACTTATATCTGCTCATGCAAGGCATGGAAACTATGATTCAGTGATGGCTTCATTCAAAGAGATGAAAAGGGAAGGAGTGAAACCTGACTCAATTACCTTTCTTTCCATACTAACAGCTTGTGGCAGAAACGGAATGGTTGATATTGGTCGACAACTCTTTGACTCAATGCTGAGAGAGTATCAGATTGAACCATCCTCGGAGCATTATTCTTGTATGGTGGATATGTTGGGCCGTGCAGGTAGATTGGAAGAGGCGGAGAAGCTAATGGGCTGCACTCCCGGAGGGCCAGGATTGTCTATGATGCAAAGCTTTCTTGGGGCTTGCACAATACATGGAAATCTAGAGATGGGTGAGAGGGTAGCTGATACTTTGATGGAAATGGAGCCAAATGAGTCTGGCCCGTATGTGTTGATGTCAAACTTGTATGCTGAGAAGGGGAAGTGGGAGAAGGTAGCGAAAGTGAGGAAAATGATGAGACAGAGGGGAGTAAGGAAAGAAGTGGGGTTTAGTTGGGTGGATGTTGGTGACGTCAAGAGTTCAATGTCTTTGCATGGGTTCTCCTCAGGAGACCGATCCCATCCGCGGTCCGAAGAGATATGCAAAATGGCAGAATGCCTGGGATTACAAATGAAACTTTTGAGAGAGAAAAACAGGCAGAGAATATATGGCAATGCCAATGAGATTATAACATGA